A section of the Streptomyces sp. SCL15-4 genome encodes:
- a CDS encoding endonuclease/exonuclease/phosphatase family protein gives MALLPNSATEPDGSATLRVLSYNIRSMRDDTTALARVITACAPDLVLLQEAPRFFRWRKKLARLAAASGQVVLTGGATAAGPAVLCGLRATVERTEDLLLPLTPGLHRRGFATAVVRFGAARLGVLSCHLSLQQDERYEQGGMLLDRLAALGVEHAVAGGDLNEGPDGRTFRRLAAGLRDCRTAAPWGGEFTSTPADPHQRIDAIFATKGIEVLGCGVPLDQPGVREADLRAASDHLPVLAALRVPAA, from the coding sequence ATGGCGCTGCTCCCCAACTCCGCAACAGAGCCCGACGGTTCGGCCACCCTCCGCGTCCTGAGTTACAACATCCGCTCGATGCGCGATGACACCACCGCGCTCGCCCGGGTGATCACCGCCTGCGCCCCCGACCTCGTCCTCCTCCAGGAGGCGCCCCGCTTCTTCCGCTGGCGCAAGAAGCTGGCGCGGCTCGCGGCGGCCTCCGGCCAGGTCGTCCTCACCGGGGGCGCCACGGCCGCGGGCCCGGCCGTCCTGTGCGGACTGCGCGCCACCGTCGAGCGCACGGAGGACCTGCTGCTGCCCCTCACACCGGGCCTGCACCGGCGCGGCTTCGCCACGGCGGTGGTCCGCTTCGGCGCCGCCCGCCTCGGGGTGCTCAGCTGCCATCTGTCCCTCCAGCAGGACGAGCGCTACGAGCAGGGCGGGATGCTCCTGGACCGGCTCGCCGCCCTGGGCGTGGAGCACGCCGTCGCCGGCGGCGACCTGAACGAAGGACCCGACGGCCGCACCTTCCGCCGCCTGGCCGCCGGCCTCCGGGACTGCCGTACGGCCGCGCCCTGGGGCGGCGAGTTCACCTCCACCCCCGCCGACCCGCACCAGCGCATCGACGCGATCTTCGCGACCAAGGGCATCGAGGTGCTGGGCTGCGGGGTGCCCCTGGACCAGCCGGGCGTGCGCGAGGCGGACCTGCGGGCGGCCTCGGACCACCTCCCGGTGCTGGCCGCCCTCCGCGTCCCGGCGGCGTAG
- the macS gene encoding MacS family sensor histidine kinase produces MPKRERVMRMSVELPLWRALAGYRVLTMLYAIGLCATAYDQFARPWIAVAYYAVLVVWTLATLPRVSGAARCTGRFLAADLAIALAGILLTPFADSHQRIAGGGPTLPSIWTAGAVLAFAVKGGWRWAALASTAVAAVNLVERGRPARDTVHNVILVWVAAIAIGYVVEVARASERTLARALEIEAATRERERLARDIHDGVLQVLAMVKRRGAALGGEAAELGRLAGEQEVALRTLVSGGLVPVSRVSEDLAEGAVVRAVEEPDDDGPLDLRALFAPYAGARVSLAEPGAPVPLPPGAAREVAAAVGAALDNVRAHAGDGARAWILVEDEPDEIVVTVRDDGPGIPEGRLAQAEGEGRLGVALSIRGRLRDLGGGARIYSVPGQGTEVELKVPKGAVRARGQKAER; encoded by the coding sequence ATGCCCAAGCGGGAACGCGTCATGCGGATGTCGGTCGAGCTGCCGCTCTGGCGGGCACTCGCCGGCTACCGCGTCCTGACCATGCTGTACGCCATCGGTCTGTGCGCCACCGCGTACGACCAGTTCGCGCGGCCCTGGATCGCGGTGGCCTACTACGCCGTCCTGGTCGTGTGGACCCTCGCGACCCTGCCCCGGGTGTCCGGCGCGGCGCGCTGCACCGGGCGCTTCCTGGCCGCCGACCTGGCCATCGCCCTCGCCGGCATCCTGCTCACCCCGTTCGCCGACAGCCACCAGCGGATCGCGGGCGGCGGCCCCACGCTGCCGTCGATCTGGACCGCCGGCGCGGTGCTGGCCTTCGCCGTCAAGGGCGGCTGGCGCTGGGCGGCCCTCGCCTCCACGGCCGTGGCCGCCGTGAACCTGGTCGAGCGCGGCCGCCCCGCCCGGGACACCGTGCACAACGTGATCCTGGTCTGGGTGGCGGCCATCGCCATCGGCTACGTCGTGGAGGTGGCCCGCGCCTCCGAGCGCACCCTCGCCCGCGCGCTGGAGATCGAGGCCGCCACCCGGGAGCGGGAGCGGCTGGCCCGGGACATCCACGACGGCGTGCTCCAGGTGCTGGCCATGGTGAAGCGCCGGGGCGCGGCCCTGGGCGGCGAGGCGGCCGAGCTGGGCCGGCTGGCCGGGGAGCAGGAGGTGGCCCTGCGCACGCTGGTGTCGGGCGGCCTGGTCCCGGTCTCCCGGGTCTCGGAGGACCTGGCGGAGGGCGCCGTCGTGCGCGCGGTGGAGGAACCGGACGACGACGGCCCGCTCGATCTGCGCGCCCTGTTCGCGCCGTACGCGGGCGCCCGGGTCAGCCTGGCCGAGCCCGGCGCACCGGTGCCGCTGCCGCCCGGCGCGGCCCGCGAGGTGGCCGCCGCGGTCGGGGCCGCCCTGGACAACGTACGGGCGCACGCCGGCGACGGGGCCCGGGCCTGGATCCTGGTGGAGGACGAGCCGGACGAGATCGTCGTCACCGTCCGGGACGACGGCCCCGGCATCCCCGAGGGCCGGCTCGCGCAGGCCGAGGGCGAGGGCCGGCTCGGGGTGGCCCTGTCGATCCGGGGCCGGCTGCGCGACCTCGGCGGCGGCGCCCGGATCTACTCCGTGCCCGGGCAGGGCACGGAGGTCGAACTGAAGGTACCCAAGGGCGCCGTGCGGGCGCGGGGACAGAAGGCGGAACGGTGA
- a CDS encoding alpha/beta hydrolase, with protein MPVLPGAEPYRHEGGEVGVLFCHGFTGSPQSLRPWAEHHAARGLSVSLPLLPGHGTRWTDMQLTTWQDWYAEVDRELRVLSARCSRVFVAGLSMGGALALRLAARHGARVAGAVVVNPANKVHGLSAYALPVARHLVRSTKGIASDIAKRDAAELGYDRVPLHAAHSLRHLLRRVDAELPQVTQPLLLLRSAEDHVVPAADSARVLSRVSSRDVTEIVLEHSYHVATLDVDADRIFEESLDFIGRLAPGVGKEGTAAVG; from the coding sequence ATGCCAGTTCTCCCCGGAGCCGAGCCGTACCGCCACGAGGGCGGTGAGGTGGGCGTTCTGTTCTGTCATGGCTTCACCGGCTCGCCCCAGTCGCTGCGCCCCTGGGCGGAGCACCACGCGGCCCGTGGCCTGTCCGTGTCCCTGCCGCTGCTGCCCGGCCACGGCACCCGCTGGACCGACATGCAGCTCACCACCTGGCAGGACTGGTACGCGGAGGTGGACCGCGAGCTGCGCGTGCTCTCCGCCCGCTGCTCCCGGGTGTTCGTGGCGGGGCTGTCGATGGGCGGGGCGCTGGCCCTGCGGCTCGCGGCCCGGCACGGCGCGCGGGTCGCGGGCGCGGTGGTGGTGAACCCGGCGAACAAGGTGCACGGCCTGTCGGCGTACGCCCTTCCGGTGGCCCGGCACCTGGTGCGCTCGACGAAGGGCATCGCCAGCGACATCGCCAAGCGGGACGCGGCGGAGCTGGGCTACGACCGGGTGCCGCTGCACGCGGCGCACTCGCTGCGGCACCTGCTGCGCCGGGTGGACGCCGAGCTGCCCCAGGTCACCCAGCCGCTGCTGCTGCTGCGCAGCGCCGAGGACCATGTCGTACCGGCGGCCGACTCGGCGCGGGTGCTCAGCCGGGTGTCGTCGCGGGACGTCACGGAGATCGTGCTGGAACACAGCTACCACGTGGCGACGTTGGACGTGGACGCGGACCGGATCTTCGAGGAGAGCCTCGACTTCATCGGCCGGCTCGCACCCGGTGTCGGCAAGGAAGGGACGGCCGCAGTTGGCTGA
- a CDS encoding response regulator transcription factor — translation MTQRQDPIKVMVVDDHPMWRDAVARDLSESGFEVVATAGDGEQAVRRARAAAPDVLVLDLNLPAKPGVQVCKELVGHNPALRVLVLSASGEHADVLEAVKSGATGYLLKSASTEELLDAVRRTAVGDPVFTPGLAGLVLGEYRRLAAEPAPAADAGRPGAPRLTDRETEVLRLVAKGLSYKQIAERLVISHRTVQNHVQNTLGKLQLHNRVELVRYAIERGLDGE, via the coding sequence ATGACGCAGCGGCAGGACCCGATCAAGGTCATGGTGGTCGACGACCACCCCATGTGGCGGGACGCGGTCGCCCGGGACCTTTCCGAGTCCGGTTTCGAGGTGGTCGCCACCGCCGGCGACGGCGAACAGGCGGTCCGCCGCGCCAGGGCCGCCGCCCCGGACGTGCTGGTGCTGGACCTCAACCTGCCGGCGAAGCCCGGCGTCCAGGTGTGCAAGGAACTGGTCGGCCACAACCCGGCGTTGCGGGTCCTGGTGCTGTCGGCGAGCGGCGAGCACGCGGACGTGCTGGAGGCCGTGAAGTCCGGTGCGACCGGCTATCTGCTGAAGTCCGCCTCCACCGAGGAGCTGCTGGACGCGGTGCGCCGCACCGCCGTCGGCGACCCGGTGTTCACCCCGGGCCTGGCCGGGCTGGTTCTCGGCGAGTACCGGCGGCTGGCCGCCGAGCCCGCGCCCGCCGCCGACGCCGGCCGGCCGGGCGCGCCCCGGCTGACCGACCGCGAGACGGAGGTGCTGCGGCTGGTGGCGAAGGGCCTGAGCTACAAGCAGATCGCCGAACGCCTCGTCATCTCCCACCGCACGGTGCAGAACCACGTCCAGAACACCCTCGGCAAGCTCCAGCTGCACAACCGCGTGGAGCTGGTCCGGTACGCCATAGAGCGCGGACTCGACGGGGAATAG
- a CDS encoding lysophospholipid acyltransferase family protein — protein sequence MYGTMKVAIGGPLKVAFRPWVEGLENIPATGPAILASNHLSFSDSFFLPAVLDRKVTFIAKAEYFTTPGVKGRLTAAFFKGVGQLPVDRSGARGAGEAAVRSGIEVLERGELFGIYPEGTRSPDGRLYRGKPGGLARVALATGAPVIPVAMIDTEKIQPPGQVVPKLMRPGIRIGKPLDFGRYQGMEHDRFVLRALTDEVMYEIMKLSGQEYVDMYATAAKRQIADAAKAAKAAKEAEKAGKRQAEQ from the coding sequence TTGTACGGCACGATGAAGGTCGCCATCGGCGGGCCGCTCAAGGTCGCCTTCAGGCCCTGGGTGGAGGGTCTGGAGAACATCCCGGCCACCGGTCCCGCCATCCTGGCGAGCAACCACCTGTCCTTCTCGGACTCGTTCTTCCTGCCGGCGGTGCTGGACCGCAAGGTCACGTTCATCGCCAAGGCCGAGTACTTCACCACCCCGGGTGTGAAGGGACGGCTCACCGCGGCCTTCTTCAAGGGCGTGGGCCAGCTCCCGGTGGACCGCTCCGGGGCGCGCGGCGCCGGTGAGGCGGCCGTCCGCAGCGGCATCGAGGTGCTGGAGCGCGGCGAGCTGTTCGGCATCTATCCGGAGGGCACCCGCTCGCCCGACGGGCGGCTGTACCGGGGCAAGCCCGGCGGCCTCGCCCGGGTGGCGCTGGCCACCGGCGCGCCCGTCATCCCGGTCGCCATGATCGACACGGAGAAGATCCAGCCGCCCGGCCAGGTCGTGCCGAAGCTGATGCGGCCCGGCATCCGGATCGGCAAGCCGCTGGACTTCGGCCGCTACCAGGGCATGGAGCACGACCGGTTCGTGCTGCGCGCCCTGACCGACGAGGTCATGTACGAGATCATGAAGCTGTCCGGCCAGGAGTACGTCGACATGTACGCCACCGCCGCCAAACGGCAGATAGCCGACGCGGCCAAGGCCGCGAAGGCGGCGAAGGAGGCGGAGAAGGCGGGGAAGAGGCAGGCCGAGCAGTAG
- a CDS encoding 6-phosphofructokinase translates to MRVAVLTGGGDCPGLNAVIRGIVRKGAQEYGHDFVGFRDGWRGPLENDTVRLDIPAVRGILPRGGTILGSSRTNPLKVRDGIRRIKDNLAKQEIQALVAIGGEDTLGVAARLYDEYGVPCVGVPKTIDNDLSATDYTFGFDTAVNIATEAIDRLHTTAESHMRVLVVEVMGRHAGWIALHSGLAGGANVILIPEQRFDVDQVCDWVTSRFQASYAPIVVIAEGAMPKDGEVVLKDDSRDSFGHVRLSGVGEWLGREIEKRTGKEARTTVLGHVQRGGTPSAFDRWLATRFGLHAIDCVHEGDFGRMVALRGTDIVRVPLTEATARLKTVDPELYQEAGVFFG, encoded by the coding sequence ATGCGGGTCGCAGTACTGACCGGAGGCGGCGACTGCCCCGGGCTCAATGCCGTCATCCGGGGCATCGTCCGCAAGGGCGCGCAGGAGTACGGCCATGACTTCGTCGGCTTCCGGGACGGCTGGCGCGGTCCCCTGGAGAACGACACCGTCCGTCTCGACATCCCCGCCGTGCGCGGCATCCTGCCCCGCGGCGGGACCATCCTCGGCTCCTCCCGGACCAATCCGCTCAAGGTGCGCGACGGCATCCGCAGGATCAAGGACAATCTGGCCAAGCAGGAGATCCAGGCGCTCGTCGCGATCGGCGGCGAGGACACCCTCGGGGTCGCGGCACGGCTGTACGACGAGTACGGCGTGCCCTGCGTCGGCGTGCCGAAGACCATCGACAACGACCTGTCCGCCACCGACTACACCTTCGGCTTCGACACCGCCGTCAACATCGCCACCGAGGCCATCGACCGGCTGCACACCACCGCCGAGTCCCACATGCGGGTGCTGGTGGTGGAGGTGATGGGCCGGCACGCCGGCTGGATCGCGCTGCACTCGGGCCTCGCCGGCGGCGCCAACGTCATCCTCATCCCCGAGCAGCGCTTCGACGTCGACCAGGTCTGCGACTGGGTGACCTCCCGGTTCCAGGCGTCCTACGCGCCGATCGTCGTCATCGCCGAGGGCGCCATGCCGAAGGACGGCGAGGTGGTGCTCAAGGACGACTCGCGGGACTCCTTCGGGCACGTCCGGCTGTCCGGCGTGGGCGAGTGGCTGGGCAGGGAGATCGAGAAGCGCACCGGCAAGGAGGCGCGCACCACGGTCCTCGGGCACGTCCAGCGCGGCGGCACGCCCAGCGCCTTCGACCGCTGGCTCGCCACCCGCTTCGGCCTGCACGCCATCGACTGCGTGCACGAGGGGGACTTCGGACGCATGGTCGCCCTGCGCGGCACCGACATCGTCCGCGTCCCCCTCACCGAGGCCACGGCCCGGCTGAAGACCGTCGACCCGGAGCTGTACCAGGAGGCCGGCGTCTTCTTCGGCTGA
- a CDS encoding trp operon leader peptide → MFAPSIQNWWWTASPAAH, encoded by the coding sequence ATGTTCGCGCCGTCGATCCAGAACTGGTGGTGGACCGCTTCTCCGGCGGCCCACTGA
- a CDS encoding anthranilate synthase family protein, translating into MDLARLLHDDRPFALLRRRTPGRDERLVEVLIGPVTRRDRLAGLPDEGLALVPFRQLAERGFDVRDDGTPLLVLTPEETHTLELDEALAGLPAHEVRVEGGGFDVADEEYGEIVGRVLRDEIGRGEGANFVIRRTFEGRIPGFGRADALALFRRLLAGERGAYWTFVVHTGERTLVGASPEVHVRMNGGTVVMNPISGTYRYPAGGPTPEDLLTFLGDAKETEELSMVVDEELKMMCTVGDMGGVVVGPRLKEMAHLAHTEYELRGKSSLDAREVLRQTMFAATVTGSPVQNACRVIERYEPGGRGYYAGALALLGRDAGGAQTLDSPILIRTADIGADGRLRVPVGATLVRGSDPAGEVAETHAKAAGVLAALGVWPARPHAERERPRLADDARVRAALDGRRAGLAPFWLRMQEHADVLTGHALVVDGEDTFTAMLAHVLRSDGLDVTVRRWDEAGLRAAVLGHEGPVVLGPGPGDPRDPADRKMRFLRDLVAEIVGVHRHGVLGVCLGHELIAAELGLDIVRKRVPYQGAQTVIDLFGRSETVGFYNSFVARCDEEAARELAARGVEVSRAADGEVHALRGPGFAGVQFHPESVLTLNGAAVVRELVGGLRRTTV; encoded by the coding sequence ATGGACCTGGCTCGGCTCCTGCACGACGACCGCCCCTTCGCCCTGCTCCGCCGCCGCACCCCGGGCCGCGACGAGCGGCTGGTGGAGGTGCTGATCGGCCCGGTGACCCGGCGGGACCGGCTGGCCGGCCTGCCGGACGAAGGGCTCGCCCTGGTGCCGTTCCGGCAGCTGGCCGAGCGCGGCTTCGACGTCCGCGACGACGGCACCCCGCTGCTGGTGCTCACCCCCGAGGAGACGCACACGCTGGAGCTGGACGAGGCCCTCGCCGGGCTGCCCGCGCACGAGGTGCGGGTCGAGGGCGGCGGCTTCGACGTGGCCGACGAGGAGTACGGCGAGATCGTCGGCCGGGTGCTGCGCGACGAGATCGGCCGGGGCGAGGGCGCGAACTTCGTGATCCGGCGCACCTTCGAGGGGAGGATCCCCGGCTTCGGGCGCGCGGACGCGCTCGCGCTGTTCCGGCGGCTGCTGGCGGGCGAGCGCGGGGCGTACTGGACGTTCGTCGTGCACACCGGGGAGCGGACGCTGGTGGGCGCGAGCCCCGAGGTGCACGTGCGGATGAACGGCGGGACGGTCGTCATGAACCCGATCAGCGGGACGTACCGCTATCCGGCCGGCGGCCCCACCCCGGAGGATCTGCTGACGTTCCTCGGCGACGCCAAGGAGACCGAGGAGCTGTCCATGGTCGTCGACGAGGAACTGAAGATGATGTGCACCGTCGGCGACATGGGCGGGGTCGTCGTCGGCCCGCGCCTGAAGGAGATGGCACACCTCGCGCACACCGAGTACGAGCTGCGCGGGAAGTCCTCGCTGGACGCGCGGGAGGTGCTGCGCCAGACCATGTTCGCGGCGACGGTGACCGGGTCGCCGGTGCAGAACGCCTGCCGGGTCATCGAGCGCTACGAGCCCGGCGGGCGCGGGTACTACGCGGGTGCGCTGGCCCTGCTCGGGCGGGACGCCGGGGGCGCGCAGACGCTCGACTCGCCCATCCTGATCCGTACCGCCGACATCGGCGCCGACGGCCGGCTGCGGGTGCCGGTCGGGGCGACGCTGGTGCGCGGGTCCGACCCGGCCGGCGAGGTCGCCGAGACGCACGCGAAGGCGGCGGGCGTGCTGGCGGCCCTCGGCGTGTGGCCGGCCCGGCCGCACGCGGAGCGGGAGCGGCCCCGGCTGGCCGACGACGCGCGGGTGCGGGCCGCGCTGGACGGGCGGCGGGCCGGGCTCGCGCCGTTCTGGCTGCGGATGCAGGAGCACGCGGACGTGCTCACGGGCCACGCCCTCGTGGTGGACGGCGAGGACACCTTCACCGCGATGCTGGCGCACGTCCTGCGCTCGGACGGGCTCGACGTGACGGTCCGGCGCTGGGACGAGGCCGGACTGCGGGCGGCGGTGCTCGGCCACGAGGGCCCGGTCGTCCTCGGTCCCGGCCCCGGTGACCCGCGCGACCCCGCCGACCGCAAAATGCGGTTCCTGCGGGACCTCGTCGCCGAGATCGTCGGGGTCCACCGGCACGGAGTGCTCGGCGTCTGTCTCGGGCACGAGCTGATCGCGGCGGAGCTGGGCCTGGACATCGTGCGCAAGCGGGTGCCGTACCAGGGGGCGCAGACGGTGATCGACCTGTTCGGGCGGAGCGAGACCGTCGGCTTCTACAACAGCTTCGTCGCGCGCTGCGACGAGGAGGCGGCCCGGGAGCTGGCCGCGCGCGGCGTGGAGGTGAGCCGGGCGGCCGACGGCGAGGTGCACGCCCTGCGCGGGCCGGGCTTCGCCGGAGTGCAGTTCCACCCGGAGTCGGTGCTGACGCTGAACGGGGCCGCGGTCGTGCGGGAGCTGGTGGGCGGCCTGCGCCGCACGACCGTGTAG